A part of Botrytis cinerea B05.10 chromosome 2, complete sequence genomic DNA contains:
- the Bcqcr2 gene encoding Bcqcr2 yields the protein MISRSAIGRHAQLAVRRQCCAQPANRRGLAAVSSGSTSFSYESSDVAGVKVASRDVAGATTKLAVVAKAGTRYQTAPGLTSGLERFAFKNTLKRSALRICRESELLGAQLNAYHTREALVVEAKFLREDLPYFTELLGEVISATKYTSHEYHEEVEHQIKLGQKKLLGSVSELAINSAHGVAFHRGLGTPLFPSSSTPLTKYLSSDSVSEFSTQAYSKPNIAVVANGASQADLSKWVGEFFTGTHAGQALSGPGATKYYGGEERIAHGSGNSFVLAFPGSSSFTAGGSYKPEFSVLASLLGGKSSIKWSTGFSILSKAASSFPGASATATNFAYSDAGLLALQFNGSASAVRSAAIEAVKALKAISEGSISQEDFTKAVANAKYNALEEGQNVEAGLVLTGSGLVHGGKAFQIDEVGKSVESVSIEKLKSAAKAILEGKATVSAVGDLYVLPYAEELGLTV from the exons ATGATCTCACGGTCGGCGATTGGAAGACACGCACAGCTTGCTGTTCGCAGGCAATGCTGTGCTCAGCCAGCTAATCGTCGTGGCCTTGCTGCCGTTTCCTCCGGATCGACTTCATTCTCATACGAATCATCTGATGTTGCTGGAGTCAAAGTCGCAAGCAGAGATGTCGCTGGAGCCACCACCAAACTTGCTGTCGTTGCTAAGGCTGGAACAAGATACCAGACTGCACCAGGTTTGACATCAGGCTTAGAGCGATTTGCATTCAAG AACACCTTGAAGCGATCCGCCCTTCGTATCTGCAGAGAATCTGAACTCTTGGGCGCACAATTGAACGCTTACCACACCCGCGAGGCACTCGTTGTTGAGGCTAAGTTTCTTCGGGAAGATTTACCATACTTTACCGAGCTCCTTGGTGAAGTCATCTCTGCGACAAAGTATACTT CACATGAATACCACGAAGAAGTCGAGCACCAGATTAAGTTGGGCCAAAAGAAACTCCTTGGAAGCGTATCCGAGCTTGCTATCAACTCAGCACACGGTGTTGCATTCCATAGAGGACTCGGAACGCCtctcttcccatcttcatctacaCCTCTTACAAAATACTTGAGCTCGGACTCCGTCAGCGAATTTTCAACCCAAGCATACTCAAAGCCAAACATTGCCGTTGTTGCAAATGGTGCCAGCCAGGCAGATTTATCGAAATGGGTAGGAGAGTTCTTCACTGGTACTCACGCCGGACAAGCTCTCTCTGGTCCTGGTGCCACTAAATACTACGGTGGCGAGGAACGTATTGCCCATGGCTCGGGTAACTCTTTTGTTCTCGCTTTCCCTGGATCTAGTTCCTTCACAGCAGGAGGATCATACAAACCTGAATTCTCCGTCCTTGCATCTCTCCTCGGAGGAAAATCCAGCATCAAGTGGTCCACTGGATTCTCAATCTTATCCAAGGCTGCATCTTCATTCCCAGGAGCCAGCGCCACAGCTACCAACTTTGCTTACTCCGATGCTGGACTCTTGgcacttcaattcaatggatCTGCATCCGCTGTTAGATCAGCTGCTATTGAGGCTGTCAAGGCCCTCAAGGCAATTTCTGAAGGTTCTATCAGTCAAGAAGATTTCACAAAAGCTGTCGCTAATGCTAAGTACAACGCATTGGAGGAAGGCCAAAATGTTGAGGCTGGCCTTGTCTTAACTGGCTCTGGACTTGTCCACGGCGGAAAGGCATTCCAAATCGATGAAGTTGGCAAGAGCGTCGAATCTGTCAGCATTGAGAAGTTGAAATCG GCTGCAAAGGCTATTTTGGAGGGCAAAGCTACAGTTTCGGCAGTTGGTGATCTTTATGTTCTTCCTTATGCAGAGGAGCTTGGTCTTACAGTGTAA
- the Bcatg8 gene encoding Bcatg8, with translation MRSKFKDEHPFEKRKAEAERIRQKYNDRIPVICEKVEKSDIATIDKKKYLVPSDLTVGQFVYVIRKRIKLSPEKAIFIFVDEVLPPTAALMSSIYEEHKDEDGFLYISYSGENTFGEALEEAN, from the exons ATGCGATCCAAGTTTAAGGACGAGCACCCATTCGAGAAGCGCAAGGCTGAAGCTGAACGCATC CGTCAAAAATACAACGACCGCATCCCCGTCATCTGCGAGAAGGTCGAGAAATCCGACATCGCCACTATCGACAAGAAGAAGTATCTCGTTCCCAGCGATCTCACCGTCGGTCAATTTGTATACGTTATCCGCAAGCGTATCAAGCTTTCCCCAGAAAAGgccatcttcattttcgtcGATGAGGTCTTACCGCCCACTGCCGCTTTGATGAGCTCCATCTATGAGGAGCAtaaggatgaggatgg ATTCCTATACATCTCATACTCGGGCGAGAACACCTTTGGTGAAGCTTTAGAAGAAGCCAACTAA
- the Bccpd2 gene encoding Bccpd2: protein MSRYRKSLDRLTISFPFTMSLPIRRARFSSLGRTSFSRPSLPLYPRRTFADHQKPPRPGTGRPTVWAPKTRIAVGVVFIGALIYNMATEEPAKLDAPTIAERDTLTKRESGVTENSPMRLRMEEFIKQQQKEIVHELEQVDGKKFRVDTWTREHGGGGISSVLQDGNVFEKAGVNISVVYGTLPRAAIDKMRANHKSIDPDVQSLDFFAAGLSMVLHPVNPMAPTVHLNYRYFETENPDGSPAAWWFGGGTDLTPSYLFDEDAIHFHKTIKEACDSHDKEYYPRFKKWCDNYFSNKHRGETRGVGGIFFDDLEEGKDQENLFAFAQSCLKAFLPSYLPIINKRKDMPYTEKEKEWQQIRRGRYVEFNLVHDRGTAFGLNTPSARVESILMSLPLTASWRYMYEPEKGSREQRLVDVLKEPREWV from the exons ATGAGTAGATACCGTAAGTCTCTAGACAG GCTGaccatttcctttcctttcacAATGTCTCTTCCCATAAGAAGAGCTCGATTCTCGAGCTTGGGAAGAACTTCCTTCTCCAGACCTTCTTTACCTTTATATCCTCGGAGGACTTTCGCAGATCATCAAAAGCCTCCTAGACCAGGCACTGGGCGGCCCACTGTTTGGGCACCAAAAACTAGAATTGCTGTTGGCGTTGTCTTTATTGGTGCTTTGATTTACAATATG GCAACAGAAGAACCGGCCAAGTTGGATGCCCCTACCATTGCAGAACGGGACACTCTCACTAAGCGTGAATCTGGAGTTACGGAGAATTCACCCATGCGATTGCGAATGGAAGAATTCATTAAACAACAGCAAAAGGAAATCGTACACGAATTAGAACAAGTCGATGGCAAGAAGTTTAGAGTTGATACATGGACTAGGGAAcatggtggaggtggaatcTCCTCCGTACTGCAAGACGGTAATGTATTTGAGAAGGCAGGAGTAAATATCAGTGTGGTATATGGAACATTACCTCGAGCGGCAATTGACAAAATGCGAGCCAACCACAAATCTATCGACCCTGATGTTCAATCCCTTGACTTTTTCGCTGCAGGATTAAGTATGGTCCTCCATCCAGTCAACCCAATGGCGCCGACTGTCCACCTCAACTATCGATACTTCGAAACCGAAAACCCAGATGGTTCACCTGCCGCATGGTGGTTTGGTGGTGGAACGGATCTCACACCTAGTTACTTGTTCGACGAAGATGCTATTCATTTCCACAAGACAATTAAAGAAGCATGCGACAGTCATGACAAAGAATACTATCCACGATTCAAGAAATGGTGCGATAACTATTTCTCCAATAAACATAGAGGAGAGACACGGGGCGTTGGAGGGATTTTCTTCGATGATttagaagaaggaaaggatcAAGAAAACTTGTTTGCATTTGCGCAAAGTTGTTTGAAAGCTTTCCTTccttcatatcttccaatcatcaataaGAGGAAGGATATGCCATACaccgagaaagaaaaggagtgGCAACAAATTCGGAGGGGTCGATATGTAGAATTCAACCTGGTACATGATAGAGGTACAGCTTTTGGTTTGAATACACCAAGTGCAAGGGTGGAAAGCATCTTGATGAGTTTACCTTTGACGGCTAGCTGGAGGTACATGTACGAACCGGAGAAGGGAAGTAGAGAACAGAGATTGGTGGATGTTTTGAAGGAACCTAGGGAATGGGTTTAA
- the Bccpd2 gene encoding Bccpd2, with amino-acid sequence MSLPIRRARFSSLGRTSFSRPSLPLYPRRTFADHQKPPRPGTGRPTVWAPKTRIAVGVVFIGALIYNMATEEPAKLDAPTIAERDTLTKRESGVTENSPMRLRMEEFIKQQQKEIVHELEQVDGKKFRVDTWTREHGGGGISSVLQDGNVFEKAGVNISVVYGTLPRAAIDKMRANHKSIDPDVQSLDFFAAGLSMVLHPVNPMAPTVHLNYRYFETENPDGSPAAWWFGGGTDLTPSYLFDEDAIHFHKTIKEACDSHDKEYYPRFKKWCDNYFSNKHRGETRGVGGIFFDDLEEGKDQENLFAFAQSCLKAFLPSYLPIINKRKDMPYTEKEKEWQQIRRGRYVEFNLVHDRGTAFGLNTPSARVESILMSLPLTASWRYMYEPEKGSREQRLVDVLKEPREWV; translated from the exons ATGTCTCTTCCCATAAGAAGAGCTCGATTCTCGAGCTTGGGAAGAACTTCCTTCTCCAGACCTTCTTTACCTTTATATCCTCGGAGGACTTTCGCAGATCATCAAAAGCCTCCTAGACCAGGCACTGGGCGGCCCACTGTTTGGGCACCAAAAACTAGAATTGCTGTTGGCGTTGTCTTTATTGGTGCTTTGATTTACAATATG GCAACAGAAGAACCGGCCAAGTTGGATGCCCCTACCATTGCAGAACGGGACACTCTCACTAAGCGTGAATCTGGAGTTACGGAGAATTCACCCATGCGATTGCGAATGGAAGAATTCATTAAACAACAGCAAAAGGAAATCGTACACGAATTAGAACAAGTCGATGGCAAGAAGTTTAGAGTTGATACATGGACTAGGGAAcatggtggaggtggaatcTCCTCCGTACTGCAAGACGGTAATGTATTTGAGAAGGCAGGAGTAAATATCAGTGTGGTATATGGAACATTACCTCGAGCGGCAATTGACAAAATGCGAGCCAACCACAAATCTATCGACCCTGATGTTCAATCCCTTGACTTTTTCGCTGCAGGATTAAGTATGGTCCTCCATCCAGTCAACCCAATGGCGCCGACTGTCCACCTCAACTATCGATACTTCGAAACCGAAAACCCAGATGGTTCACCTGCCGCATGGTGGTTTGGTGGTGGAACGGATCTCACACCTAGTTACTTGTTCGACGAAGATGCTATTCATTTCCACAAGACAATTAAAGAAGCATGCGACAGTCATGACAAAGAATACTATCCACGATTCAAGAAATGGTGCGATAACTATTTCTCCAATAAACATAGAGGAGAGACACGGGGCGTTGGAGGGATTTTCTTCGATGATttagaagaaggaaaggatcAAGAAAACTTGTTTGCATTTGCGCAAAGTTGTTTGAAAGCTTTCCTTccttcatatcttccaatcatcaataaGAGGAAGGATATGCCATACaccgagaaagaaaaggagtgGCAACAAATTCGGAGGGGTCGATATGTAGAATTCAACCTGGTACATGATAGAGGTACAGCTTTTGGTTTGAATACACCAAGTGCAAGGGTGGAAAGCATCTTGATGAGTTTACCTTTGACGGCTAGCTGGAGGTACATGTACGAACCGGAGAAGGGAAGTAGAGAACAGAGATTGGTGGATGTTTTGAAGGAACCTAGGGAATGGGTTTAA
- the Bcmak10 gene encoding Bcmak10, with protein sequence MHNNDVAAITQQVSDLDLDQGPSDPAAMMAALNPELRPAPKLYSKGVKITDITQIFTNAARQLEVGDLVKDPFFTLFEAVAALEIMDPKMDSGYLAPGETMEDNYDFSQALLPEEILGIIDQLLCHEMAWHMGHPLAQTIFTSLYIDRILHPSPLSLNETRFDREESCAEDEPLMLQVLRAYCLGLIKTCWYVNNRVRSEHFYEEEDFATHTFHRNLLEGIEYDEILGFMKETVELVLQAQSIPEDMKEALSTRLNFRQAFLKTVDTIESRSVDAKQSWRETLSFISDLKSSSKLAKAVPQSFSVKLQRKLASTVPPRPIVVVGQESAYEHLEGMCKDGEIAVDILDYTDSHSLMTFVSLFQARKPQPSVYIRTLLQYYMFADMVILGKMSIREVLDDDLASLTLPANQLLDRINDEVEVTHDPRFHMAQRMELFRSRAANTYIDILRTMCQSRCRIRRTLCHTIVDWDNLQLDGEEIDQELREFTKEKPFIDKTLSHDPIYAFPLSSWAYYYKLRQMEWIVQLGFELQVYQPDELSGMYFYLNHLCKTRSRHLERIRSEVMRSYSARRNESQLDPTQREEFTNAISFINFSMLEVTSTYGFADALSSLFEALRRLDLIPIPSRPYGNDVMRYEVRMKPFSTIGLPAPLSYESFTYNVTQPNETTLDLLLIAGEATAAAKKGFEILSKLNPKDAYCRGSHESWLKDIKDCLKACIFTGISIAAVKKAIEAAGKDGKVKIQVEIPVTGKGYHDWWIVPKILPNPKR encoded by the exons ATGCATAACAACGATGTAGCTGCTATCACGCAGC AAGTATCAGACCTTGACCTTGATCAAGGTCCCAGTGACCCAGCGGCAATGATGGCAGCGCTCAATCCGGAACTAAGACCCGCCCCCAAGTTGTACAGCAAGGGAGTTAAGATCACTGATATTACTCAAATCTTCACAAATGCTGCTCGCC AGCTCGAAGTAGGAGATCTTGTTAAGGATCCGTTTTTCACATTATTTGAGGCTGTTGCTGCTCTAGAG ATCATGGATCCAAAAATGGATAGTGGTTATCTAGCTCCTGGAGAAACTATGGAAGACAATTACGATTTCTCTCAGGCGTTACTGCCAGAGGAAATTTTGGGCATCATCGATCAGCTTCTTTGCCATGAG ATGGCTTGGCACATGGGACACCCACTTGCTCAAACGATCTTTACCAGTTTATACATTGATCGAATTCTACATCCTTCACCTTTAAGTCTCAATGAGACCCGGTTTGACAGAGAAGAGAGCTGCGCCGAAGATGAGCCTTTAATGCTGCAAGTTTTGAGGGCGTACTGTCTAGGTCTTATCAAAACTTGTTGGTATGTCAATAATCGAGTGAGGTCAGAGCATTTTTACGAG GAGGAAGATTTTGCGACACACACATTCCATAGAAACCTACTCGAGGGGATAGAATatgatgaaattcttggTTTCATGAAAGAGACTGTAGAATTAGTTTTGCAGGCTCAGAGCATACCCGAGGATATGAAAGAAGCTTTGTCGACTCGGCTTAACTTTCGGCAAGCTTTTTTGAAAACCGTTGATACGATAGAATCAAGATCTGTAGATGCAAAGCAGTCGTGGCGTGAGACgctttcattcatttccgATCTGAAATCATCCAGCAAACTTGCAAAGGCCGTTCCCCAGTCATTTAGTGTGAAGTTACAGAGGAAGCTCGCGAGTACGGTTCCGCCACGTCCAATTGTTGTGGTGGGTCAAGAGAGTGCCTACGAACATCTAGAGGGGATGTGCAAGGATGGCGAAATTGCAGTTGATATACTTGACTATACAGATAGTCACAGTCTCATG ACATTCGTTTCATTATTTCAAGCACGAAAACCTCAACCATCTGTGTACATTCGAACTTTACTTCAGTATTACATGTTTGCAGATATGGTAATACTGGGTAAAATGTCTATTCGAGAAGTTCTCGATGATGATCTAGCTAGCCTTACCTTACCCGCAAACCAGCTTCTAGATCGTATcaatgatgaagttgaagttaCTCATGATCCAAGATTTCACATGGCTCAAAGAATGGAGTTGTTTAGATCACGCGCGGCCAACACATATATAGACATCCTTCGGACCATGTGTCAAAGCCGATGTCGCATACGCCGAACACTTTGTCACACAATTGTTGACTGGGACAATCTCCAACTTGATGGTGAAGAGATTGATCAAGAATTGAGAGAATtcacaaaagaaaaaccaTTCATAGATAAAACCTTGTCACATGATCCAATTTACGCTTTTCCCCTATCATCATGGGCGTACTACTACAAGCTTCGTCAAATGGAATGGATAGTACAATTGGGCTTTGAACTCCAGGTTTACCAACCGGATGAGTTATCAGGGATGTATTTTTACCTCAATCATCTTTGTAAAACGAGGAGTCGTCATCTGGAGCGTATCCGAAGCGAGGTCATGCGATCCTACTCTGCACGTCGCAATGAATCGCAGCTTGATCCTACTCAAAGAGAGGAATTTACCAACGCgatttcattcatcaacTTCTCAATGTTGGAAGTTACCTCGACGTATGGTTTCGCAGATGCACTATCCTCGTTGTTTGAAGCACTTCGTCGTCTGGATCTTATACCCATCCCTTCGAGACCATACGGCAACGATGTAATGCGTTACGAAGTCCGCATGAAACCGTTTTCTACGATTGGCCTTCCTGCCCCCTTATCGTATGAATCGTTCACGTACAACGTCACGCAGCCCAATGAGACGACTCTCGATTTACTTTTGATCGCTGGAGAGGCCACTGCTGCTGCTAAGAAAGGATTCGAGATTCTGAGCAAACTCAATCCTAAAGATGCTTATTGTCGTGGATCTCATGAGAGTTGGCTGAAAGATATTAAGGACTGCTTGAAAGCGTGTATCTTTACTGGAATCTCGATTGCAGCGGTCAAAAAGGCCATCGAAGCTGCAGGCAAGGACGGTAAAGTGAAGATCCAGGTGGAGATACCCGTAACGGGTAAAGGATATCACGATTGGTGGATCGTGCCTAAAATTCTCCCCAATCCGAAAAGGTAA
- the Bcggc1 gene encoding Bcggc1 → MSPIAASPSKGYKSESTLARLLGSGSAGIAELAVFHPVDTIAKRLMSNQGSTKGKLAEVIFKDKATASVGTKFFSLFPGLGYAAGYKVLQRVYKYGGQPFVRDYLTTHHGSTFENTFGKKTGKAMMSSVAGSLVGIGEIVLLPLDVLKIKRQTNPEAFRGRGVVRIVRDEGFGLYRGWQWTAARNAPGSFALFGGSAFAKGYLFNLNDYNKATWFQNFVASIAGASASLVVSAPLDVIKTRIQNRNFENPESGFRIVSSMMKNEGMTSFFKGLTPKLLMTGPKLVFSFWLAQTLIPAFDIALSK, encoded by the exons ATGTCTCCAATTGCCGCATCGCCTTCTAAAGGCTACAAGTCAGAATCTACATTGGCTAGATTGTTGGGATCAG GATCTGCCGGTATTGCTGAGCTTGCTGTCTTTCACCCT GTCGACACAATCGCAAAGAGATTGATGAGCAATCAGGGATCG ACCAAGGGCAAATTGGCAGAAGTTATCTTCAAGGACAAGGCAACAGCATCTGTCGGCAccaaattcttttctctcttcccgGGTCTTGGATACGCTGCAGGATACAAGGTTCTGCAAAGAGTCTACAAGTATGGTGGACAACCATTTGTTCGCGATTATCTTACTACACACCACGGTAGTACATTCGAAAACACATTTGGCAAAAAGACTGGAAAGGCTATGATGAGTTCAGTAGCAGGAAGTCTTGTTGGAATCGGAGAGATTGTCCTCCTTCCTCTCGATGTTCTTAAGATCAAGCGTCAGACAAACCCTGAGGCTTTCAGAGGACGAGGAGTTGTGAGAATCGTTAGAGATGAAGGGTTTGGATTATACAGAGGCTGGCAATGGACCGCTGCGAGAAACGCACCAGGATCCTTTGCT CTCTTCGGAGGATCTGCCTTTGCTAAAGGATaccttttcaatttgaatgattACAACAAGGCCACCTGGTTCCAGAACTTCGTGGCTTCTATTGCCGGTGCCTCTGCATCTCTTGTCGTCTCCGCGCCTCTCGATGTTATCAAGACCCGTATTCAAAACCGTAACTTCGAAAACCCAGAGAGTGGTTTCAGAATTGTGTCAAGCATGATGAAGAACGAGGGCATGACTAGTTTCTTCAAGGGTTTAACACCAAAG CTATTGATGACTGGACCAAAATTGGTGTTCTCTTTCTGGCTTGCACAAACTTTAATCCCTGCTTTTGATATCGCTCTTTCCAAATAG
- the Bcrpn8 gene encoding Bcrpn8: MPATTAETLSLVSRTVSVAPLVLLSAADHYGRSEGKGTRRVVGVLLGQNEGKNVRVSNSFAVPFEEDEKDPSVWFLDHNYVESMNDMFKKINAKEKLIGWYHSGPKLRASDLEVNELFKRYTPNPLLVIINCQPKDSGVPTDAYFAVEEIKDDGTTTSKTFVHTPTIIEAEEAEEIGVEHLLRDIRDVAVGTLSTRITSQVQSLQGLHARLRDIGQYLQNVLDGTLPVNHAILGNLQDVFNLLPNLSTPKASSHIPNGADAPVENNSELAHAMSIKTNDQLMAIYLSSLIRAITAFHDLIENKIQNRQQQEEKDAKKDEAKDEKDKKTEGANGVNGDAKEGKEAEKEKEDKEKKK; the protein is encoded by the exons atGCCTGCTACCACAGCAGAAACCCTCTCACTCGTTTCGAGAACTGTATCAGTTGCGCCGCTGGTATTACTTTCAGCAGCAGATCACTATGGACGGTCAGAGGGTAAAGGCACGCGCAGAGTGGTTGGGGTTCTGTTAGGAcagaatgaaggaaagaatgtACGAGTGTCAAACAGTTTTGCTG TTCCAttcgaagaagatgagaaagacCCATCAGTATGGTTCTTGGATCACAACTACGTCGAATCGATGAATGATATGTTCAAGAAGATCAATGCGAAAGAGAAGCTGATAGGATGGTACCATTCTGGGCCTAAGTTAAGAGCTTCAGATTTGGAGGTCAACGAGTTGTTCAAAAGATATACACCCAACCCATTACTTGTGATTATCAATTGTCAACCAAAAGACAGTGGCGTACCAACAGATGCCTACTTTGCGGTAGAGGAGATTAAAGAT GATGGCACAACTACTTCCAAGACTTTCGTACATACACCAACGATCATCGAGGCTGAGGAGGCTGAAGAAATCGGAGTTGAACATTTACTTAGAGATATTAGAGATGTGGCAGTTGGTACACTTTCAACACGAATTACAAGTCAAGTACAATCATTGCAAGGACTACACGCACGATTACGAGATATCGGTCAATATTTACAAAACGTCCTCGATGGAACTTTGCCAGTCAACCACGCCATTCTAGGCAACCTTCAAGACGTTTTCAACCTCCTCCCTAATTTATCTACACCCAAAGCCTCCTCTCACATCCCTAATGGCGCCGATGCACCTGTTGAGAATAACAGCGAATTGGCACATGCTATGAGCATAAAGACCAACGATCAATTGATGGCTATCTACTTAAGTAGTTTGATCCGCGCCATTACCGCCTTCCACGACCTTATCGaaaacaaaatccaaaatagACAACAacaagaggagaaagatgcCAAAAAGGATGAAGCCAAGGATGAGAAAGACAAGAAGACTGAGGGGGCTAATGGTGTAAATGGGGATGCTAAAGAGGGCAAGGAAgcggaaaaggagaaagaggataaggaaaagaagaagtga
- the Bcrpc82 gene encoding Bcrpc82, giving the protein MSKSKHAVELCSLLVDDIYGELSSRIFTILLRRGRLPMNALKRHTQLTTRQLKLGLTVLVRQNLVYHNSEGSDTHYEANIDAAYALVRSGKILEIAEERFGSVAAEIMGQLVLLGHAKISDIIAELNKNHEPHANGNSNETNGATNGNGVHSYPSGQLNHTLIQLLEEGFIQPVGQNMFRSPTDSYNAVEKALLQDSYGGATRGTKQKDELRMRIRGQLQELRAQVPNWKPVGYNRSSTNGHTNDIASKRRRLSHSGGATNGYDFGDDESSKLDGNLVLRINHEKCTVFMRNRRLVELANSRIGVTTSYIYAELLRLMAEQIPRCRPDPRIDDAVDDADGPSIIITTQELTDALSKTINVSTGIGKATSQKIDTSRLDKLQNGRKRKAQDEAEVEGVASSDEESEDDHKPFTNGNGHAMDVDEDDPFSDQPGANTSKRAVTFKDRDRTPPPTESRQARMMHVMSHLQLLAADDCQLLRKCGARQMGEWTVDFERVIDRLRESELDSIIYENFGQIGHRLVRVMRKMGKLEEKHIAKLALIKQQDSRTTLVNMQMHGMVDIQEVPRDTGRMIVRTIHLWFCDEDRVTSLLLDRTYKAMSRCLQRLDVEKRRKANIIALSERTDVQGQEEAFLRPEQMNQLREIRAKEEDLLGQICRLDELVGIFQDY; this is encoded by the exons ATGTCTAAA TCCAAACATGCGGTTGAGCTTTGCTCACTGCTAGTTGATGATATTTATGGCGAACTATCGTCT CGCATTTTTACTATTTTGCTCAGACGGGGAAGGTTACCTATGAATGCGCTCAAACGACACACTCAACTCACAACGCGACAATTGAAGCTTGGATTAACGGTCTTAGTACGACAAAATTTGGTTTACCATAACTCAGAAGGCAGTGACACCCATTATGAAGCGAATATCGATGCCGCATATGCGTTGGTTAGATCTGGGAAAATCTTAGAAATTGCGGAAGAACGATTTGGGTCTGTTGCGGCCGAGATTATGGGACAATTGGTACTTTTGGGCCACGCCAAAATATCCGACATAATCGCAGAGTTAAACAAGAACCATGAACCACACGCCAATGGCAACAGCAACGAAACCAACGGCGCGACAAATGGCAATGGTGTTCATTCATATCCCTCAGGGCAATTGAACCATACATTGATCCAATTATTGGAGGAAGGATTTATTCAACCTGTTGGCCAGAATATGTTTCGAAGTCCGACAGATAGTTATAACGCGGTTGAAAAGGCGCTTCTTCAAGATAGTTATGGGGGAGCCACGAGAGGCACGAAGCAAAAAGACGagttgaggatgagaatcCGAGGACAGCTCCAAGAACTGAGAGCTCAGGTTCCAAATTGGAAACCTGTCGGTTACAATCGCTCATCTACCAATGGCCATACGAACGACATTGCCTCGAAACGAAGAAGACTCTCTCACAGCGGGGGTGCAACTAATGGGTATGACTTTGGCGACGACGAAAGTAGCAAGCTTGAC GGAAATTTGGTTTTACGAATCAACCATGAGAAATGCACTGTCTTTATGAGAAATCGACGACTTGTTGAGCTTGCAAATTCCCGGATTGGCGTAACCACATCGTATATCTATGCGGAGCTTCTTCGACTCATGGCAGAGCAAATTCCTAGGTGTCGACCCGATCCTAGAATTGACGATGCTGTGGACGACGCTGATGGGCCTTCAATCATAATAACAACACAAGAGTTGACTGATGCTTTAAGTAAGACAATCAACGTATCCACTGGAATCGGCAAAGCTACGAGCCAAAAGATCGACACTTCCAGACTTGACAAACTGCAGAACggcagaaagagaaaggctCAGGATGAAGCAGAAGTAGAAGGTGTGGCAAGTTCTGACGAGGAGTCAGAAGATGATCACAAGCCTTTCACGAATGGAAACGGCCATGCAATGGATGTTGACGAAGATGATCCATTTTCGGATCAACCCGGGGCTAACACCAGCAAACGAGCCGTCACTTTTAAAGACCGGGACAGAACTCCTCCTCCAACAGAGAGTCGCCAGGCCCGAATGATGCATGTAATGAGCCATCTCCAGTTGTTAGCCGCTGATGATTGCCAACTACTACGAAAGTGCGGTGCTCGGCAAATGGGCGAGTGGACGGTAGATTTTGAGCGTGTGATTGACCGACTTCGAGAATCCGAACTTGACTCCATCATTTATGAGAATTTTGGCCAAATTGGTCATCGACTTGTACGAGTCATGAGGAAGATGGGGAAGCTTGAAGAAAAGCATATTGCCAAGCTGGCGTTGATCAAGCAGCAGGACTCCCGTACTACACTTGTGAACATGCAAATGCATGGTATGGTTGATATCCAGGAAGTCCCCAGGGATACTGGTCGTATGATTGTGCGTACTATACACTTGTGGTTTTGTGATGAAGACCGGGTTACCTCACTTTTGTTGGATCGAACTTACAAGGCCATGTCAAGATGTCTCCAGCGACTCGATGTAGAGAAGCGACGCAAAGCAAATATCATTGCATTGTCAGAGCGTACAGATGTTCAAGGTCAAGAAGAGGCTTTTCTTCGACCAGAACAGATGAACCAGTTGCGTGAGATCCGGGCGAAGGAGGAAGATTTATTAGGACAGATTTGTAGACTCGACGAATTGGTCGGCATATTTCAAGATTATTAA